In Bacillus sp. KH172YL63, one genomic interval encodes:
- a CDS encoding ABC transporter ATP-binding protein — protein MNLTIEGVSKVFKDKYAEKKALDDLNLEFSTGVYGILGANGSGKTTLMRIIASVMKPTEGTIYLNGRNIAHMNDEYRALIGYLPQHVGLYKNFSAEKLLHYIAALKGLSKIEANDKVDETLELVGLSKERKKKVGKFSGGMKKRIGIAQALLNDPKILIVDEPTAGLDPKERIRFRNLLSKISANRIVLLSTHIVSDIEFIAKEVLILKEGKLIKKESPLHLLEGISHKVWSLTAAEEELEDLQAGNRVGNISRIQDGYQLRIINEGKPHSNAVRVEPNLEDLYLYYFDEEKVRQ, from the coding sequence ATGAACTTAACCATTGAAGGCGTATCGAAAGTTTTCAAAGATAAATATGCAGAAAAAAAGGCGCTGGATGACCTCAACCTGGAATTCAGTACCGGCGTATATGGGATCCTTGGTGCCAATGGATCCGGTAAGACGACGCTCATGAGGATTATTGCCAGCGTGATGAAGCCAACAGAGGGGACCATTTATTTAAACGGCAGGAATATAGCCCACATGAATGATGAGTATCGTGCCTTGATTGGATATCTTCCACAACACGTAGGATTATATAAGAATTTCTCGGCGGAAAAGTTGTTACATTATATTGCTGCTTTGAAAGGACTCTCAAAAATCGAGGCTAATGATAAGGTGGATGAAACACTTGAATTAGTCGGGCTTTCCAAGGAGCGGAAAAAGAAAGTGGGTAAATTCTCCGGCGGTATGAAGAAGAGGATTGGTATTGCCCAAGCTTTATTGAATGATCCGAAAATCCTGATTGTGGATGAACCAACAGCAGGTCTTGATCCAAAAGAACGTATCCGGTTCCGAAATCTGTTATCGAAAATATCAGCAAACCGGATCGTTCTTCTATCCACTCATATTGTATCGGACATTGAATTCATCGCAAAAGAAGTTCTGATACTGAAAGAAGGGAAGCTCATCAAAAAAGAATCTCCACTTCATCTCTTGGAGGGAATCTCACATAAAGTATGGTCACTGACTGCAGCAGAAGAAGAATTGGAGGATTTACAAGCTGGGAATAGGGTTGGGAATATCTCGAGAATACAGGACGGTTATCAGCTGCGGATCATTAACGAGGGGAAACCTCATTCCAATGCAGTCAGAGTAGAACCAAACTTGGAGGATTTGTATTTGTACTATTTTGATGAAGAGAAGGTGAGGCAATGA